The window AGCAGCTGGCAGCCACTACTCCAATGTCTACAAAGGTCACAAGTTCATTGACTTTTGTGTCAGCACAGGCCAGTCTCAATACCGCAGGAATGTCACAGAAAAAATAATCCACTTTATTGGGCCCACAGTAGTGCAGGCGGAAGGTGAGGGTGGCCTGGATAGACCCATGGATGGAGCCAGCCACCCAAGCTCCAGCTACTAGAATGGTGCATAACTTGCCATTCATGAGCACAGGGTAGTGCAAGGGCTGGCATATGGCTAGGTACCTGTCATAGGCCATCAGGGTATACAGAAAGCACTGAGTACTacccaagaagtgaaagaaatataattgagccacacagccaccaAATGGGATAGCCTTGCTGGCAGGAgtaaagtttaaaataattagAGGAACGATGACTGAGGAGAGCCACATGTCCAGGAAAGAGAGCACACCCAGAAGAATGTACATGGGGCGGGCATGGAGCTTGGGGTCAGCCCACACAGTGACCAGAATGAGCAGGTTCCCCAGCTGAGTCAGGATGTAAATGGAGAAGAAGACCAGGCATAGGAGAGTTCTTAAATTTGGGGGATGAGACAAGCCCAGGAGAATGAAATCTGTCACCACAGTGTCCATCGAtgtgtttttgttccttttcatgtCTTTCTGTAATCTGCTCAGATGAAGGGTGAAGCCACACAAAAGTTGTTACTGGAACACACGGTGAGGTTACTAGAATGCTCTCATCCCATGATCAGAGCCT is drawn from Perognathus longimembris pacificus isolate PPM17 chromosome 10, ASM2315922v1, whole genome shotgun sequence and contains these coding sequences:
- the LOC125358010 gene encoding olfactory receptor 10G2-like isoform X2, coding for MKRNKNTSMDTVVTDFILLGLSHPPNLRTLLCLVFFSIYILTQLGNLLILVTVWADPKLHARPMYILLGVLSFLDMWLSSVIVPLIILNFTPASKAIPFGGCVAQLYFFHFLGSTQCFLYTLMAYDRYLAICQPLHYPVLMNGKLCTILVAGAWVAGSIHGSIQATLTFRLHYCGPNKVDYFFCDIPAVLRLACADTKVNELVTFVDIGVVAASCFMLILLSYAKIVHAILKIRTADGRRRAFSTCGSHLTVVTVYYVPCIFIYLRAGSKSPLDGAVAVFYTVVTPLLNPLIYTLRNQEVKSALKRITAGRGHGK
- the LOC125358010 gene encoding olfactory receptor 10G2-like isoform X1, whose product is MKRNKNTSMDTVVTDFILLGLSHPPNLRTLLCLVFFSIYILTQLGNLLILVTVWADPKLHARPMYILLGVLSFLDMWLSSVIVPLIILNFTPASKAIPFGGCVAQLYFFHFLGSTQCFLYTLMAYDRYLAICQPLHYPVLMNGKLCTILVAGAWVAGSIHGSIQATLTFRLHYCGPNKVDYFFCDIPAVLRLACADTKVNELVTFVDIGVVAASCFMLILLSYAKIVHAILKIRTADGRRRAFSTCGSHLTVVTVYYVPCIFIYLRAGSKSPLDGAVAVFYTVVTPLLNPLIYTLRNQEVKSALKRITRSSRTLSKLPPRTQFYYSRENFMPRKTTQVSYNNIEILARK